A region of the Vigna unguiculata cultivar IT97K-499-35 chromosome 9, ASM411807v1, whole genome shotgun sequence genome:
ATTTGTcctgaaaataatttttaaataaagctgtatttgttgtttttagcATATAAGAATGTTTATTTCATGTTCCATTGATATGCTTCCTCAAGCAACTACTGCACCTTCTTTATTGTGATGCTAATAATGTTTTGCTTTCAGGAAGTGGCAAAACATACACAATGCAACCCTTACCACTCAGAGCTGCAGAAGATCTTGTTCGACGGTTGCATCAGCCAATTTACCGGAATCAGAGATTTAAATTGTGGCTCAGCTATTTTGAGATATATGGCGGAAAACTTTATGATCTTCTTAGTGACAGAAAGTAGGTATTGAAGTTATAATGAATGCCTTTGTTATAagttctttatatattgttgacCTAGGGGCTTAATTAGGAGACAACACTTTTACTGTTTTTGTTGTTGGTTCAATTGCTTTACTAAAGAACTGTTCTAATATTAAGTATGAATCTAACTTTATCTTATATCATGTATTCATTTTTCTATATTGCTGGTCCCCGTATACCTAGGGGCTTAATTAGGAGACAACAtttttactgtttttgttacgGGTTCAATTGATTTACTAAAGAACTGTTCTAATATCAAGTATGAATCTAACTTTATCTTATATCATGTATTCATTTTTCTATGTTTGTGGTCCCCGTATGTGGATGTATTATCTTTCTGTTTCAGGTGCATAGATATATACTTATCTATGTATCTTGCTTGGTGCTTCTACCCTGCATTTTGGTTTACAGTGTTAATGTATTGTTGAATGgctgtatttattttattactatatatgaACAGGAAACTTTGTATGAGGGAAGATGGACGGCAGCAAGTTTGCATCGTAGGACTGCAAGAATTTGAAGTTTCTGATGTGCAAATTGTCAAAGAATTCATAGAAAGGGGAAATGCTGCAAGAAGTACAGGATCCACTGGTGCCAATGAGGAGTCTTCGAGGTCACATGCTATCTTACAACTGGTTGTAAAGAAACACAGTGAACTGAAAGAGAGTAAGCGAAACAATGATGGGAATGAGGCAAGAAGTGGGAAGGTTGTGGGGAAAATTTCTTTCATTGATCTTGCTGGAAGTGAACGAGGTGCAGACACTACTGATAATGATCGTCAGACACGGTACTTctgcatttaaattaattgctTAATTTTTAAACTCTTGAAAAAAATCAATTGCTTGATAAGAATACTCTTAGAGTTTGGGAGGGTCTCATTATTTAAGTGTCATATAAAGCTCCCTATTATTCTTAAAATGTGAGACCGATAAGAAAATTACACATGTATTCTTAGACTCTGCTTAGAATTTTGAGTCATTGCTTTGTTGTGTTTCATACTTCAAACTGGATTTAATATTGTAAACTGTGGCCTACCAAGTCAAGTTGTACAAATTACTATATCTAGATGACAGGTCTGTGCTTTACACAGTTGAAGCCCAAATGCTTCAATTTTAACACACTGATGCTGGATCTACAGGTGGCCTCCTTCTGGGATagatttgtaaaattttagataCTAAGGAATTACTTTACAAACATAAACCAAATGTACTTCTAGCATGTTGTGCTGATGTAACtgctaaatataatattttgcaGCTTCCTTCCACTCTTTCTGATCAAGcacgttttattttattaactatcAATTTACTCTGCAATTTTTCATCTATCACTGCTATAGGATTGAAGGAGCGGAAATCAACAAGAGCCTGTTGGCTTTGAAGGAGTGCATCCGTGCTTTAGACAATGACCAGATTCATATTCCATTTCGGGGAAGTAAACTTACAGAAGTGCTTCGTGACTCCTTTGTGGGAAATTCAAAGACTGTAATGATCTCTTGTATATCTCCGGGTGCTGGATCTTGTGAACACACGCTTAATACCTTGAGATACGCAGATCGGTATGCGTTTATTATGTGCTCTAACATAATGTTTCATAGCATgttctctcctttttttttttgtgcacgttcattttttattatactaactGTTCTATCATAATGTGAACAGAGTTAAAAGTCTGTCCAAAAGTGGAAATCCTAGAAAAGACCAGGTCCTAAATCCTGCACCACAAACTAATAAGGAGATTTCATCCACATCATCTATTCCTGCTAGTGCTGGTGCAGAGGATTTTAACCATCAACGTCAAGAGAAAACAACGGACATAGGCAGGAAATTTGTTGAAAGGGAAAATTCTTCGTACAGCTCTGGTGCGACTGCTGTTGACAAACAGCCATTaagtttttcttcaaattatttatcaaatGGGCGAGAGGAGAAAGGCTTGTTTTCTGCTTCATTGGACCGGGATAGGTTTGAACTGAAGAACTCGTATGGTGACTCTACTAGTCAAAAGATGAACTCTTACTCACAAATTGATACAGGTGAAAAATTGCAAAAGGTGTCTCCGCCACGCAGAAAAGGGTCTAAGGATGAAAAAACTGAAAGGCCCGCAAATTGGATGAAAAGGGATGCCAATGGTTCTGATCCCTCTAATACAAGTTCCAAGCAGCAGAGCACGGGGAACTATAACATTGGGCCTAAGGATGAAAAGTCTGATAGGCCTTCAAACTGGATAAAAAGGGATTCCAGCGGTTCTGATCTTCTCACTACAAGCTCCAAACAGCAGAGCACAGGGAATAATGTGTCTAAGGATGAAAAATCTGAAAGGTCAGCAAACTTGATGAAAAGGGTTGCCAGTAACTCTGATATGTTCTCTACAAGCTCCAAGCAGCCGAGCACAGGGAACTATAACAATATTACCACTGGATCCAGGCCTTATGAAGGAGAATCTTCTCCTAACGGGAATATCAATGCAGTACTTGAGGTTTGTCAGATATATGGAATTGCTCATTCTTTACCAAATTTTAGTTGAATAATGAACTTCTTTGTGCTTGTTTTGTTCTATCCATATAACTGAACTTGTGCAATAAAGCTTCTGTTATATAAACTTGTTTATGGTGTCTGTTTAattctttattgtattttttcagGAGGAAGAAGCACTCATTGCTGCTCATAGGAAGGAAATTGAGGATACAATGGAGATTGTTCGAGAAGTGAGTTATTACATGTTTTTTGTAGAGGTTATTTTAAGTTTTGGAATTCAATTTCTAATTGAATTTATCATTTAACTGTAAAAGTTAAGTTTTTGTTTCGTAAGACAAAGTAGAAGCTAGTGCCACCTTGACATGTATTTCTATgctttttcagtttttttcaaGTTAATCTATAGAATagtaaaaggaaaattatagtGCCTTGACATGAACAAAGtatgttttacttttttcacttgtaaaatttataaaatagtaaaaaggaaaattggtaaaaaatttaaattttaggtaGGTGACTTGTTGACAATTTATCATTTTGTGGTCATGTTTTGATTTGTAGGAAATGAAACTCCTGGCAGAAGTGGACCAACCGGGAAGCCTTATTGACAACTATGTTACCCAATTGAGTTTTGTGCTTTCTCGCAAAGCAGCGGGTCTGGTGGGTCTTCAAGCTCGTCTCGCAAGATTCCAACATCGACTAAAAGAGCAGGAGATTCTAAGTAGAAAAAGAGTACCGCGTCAGTAAGGGATTTCTCGCTTTCTCTTGTTCAACTTCATCTCTATTCTCCTGCTTGTTAGCAAAATAGTTGAAAGGTTTTGTCTGATATAAGCAAATCTTTTGGTGAATATGCTCTAATTGAATTTACTTAAATGTATATGCCCTTGTGTGAGTCGTGTGACTTTTGGGCCACCTCATGCCTTTGCAAATTTGGTGTAATCTATGTAGGGTTATCTGCGCCGTtgttataaaaaacacaaaaaaggtTGTATGCCCCTAAATTTTAGTTTGAgggcaaaaaaataaaaatagaatttgaTATATGCAGATTCAAAATTAATAggttttaatatttctttctttctagcCATCCGGAATTTTTCTAATGTATTCATTTTCAAGCTCACGGGATGCACTAATGTACAAGTAACAATTCGCATAGAAGAGACTTGAAATAAAAGCCTCTCCTAAAGGTTACTTAGTCGAGAATTCGTCTATGTATGTGTTTTCGTTTATTTTTATTGGTGAATCCGTATCATGACTACGGATTCTAGTTCAATCTTGGAACATTTTGGGCAATGACATCAAAACAGAACGTATTCTCTCGTGTCTAAATTGAATGCATTTCTCCATTTTATTCCTTTTAGGGTTAGTaagcttttgaaaaagttttgtAGCGatcttatcattattataacttaagaaaatgtaaaaaacaaaaaaaaattgcattttcGATTGTAGAAtctgaaatacaaaaataatatatgatcaTTTGCGATGAGCATCATTGTGTCACGAATTCCCCTTCCCCTTGGTTGACTTAGTGGTCAGAGGTCCTTCTATCCCATACAGGATAAGATTCAATTCTTGGGTTGATGGTCTATTTCTTGGAGAGAAAAAGGACAAAATAGTCTTTTTACCTAACCTATGAGAAGGTAATGGAAGAAGCGCCCTATGGTTTCTTCTACTTCTAATGGattgttgaaaaaattaaaaatattcatgcTTTAGATTTTCAGATTGGACACATGTTTTGGACTGcagtgtaaaatatatttatgaaatctaaaaatattataaattacgTAATTCGATAACAATTCATAAACCtaagatataataaatttttggatCAATTCGTATTGCGTTTCCAAATTTTGcaatccaaaataaatattatacagtCCTAAAATATCcacattaaataatataagaataatgCCTTAAGATCTAAATTACTAAAGAAAAGGTAAAAAGTCTAGTAAAACATTGTGGTATCCTGAGAAAGAACAAAAGTTATCGATTGCATGGATAAACTCGCAAAGGGTTGCTTCAGTTCAGTTAGGATTTAACGGGAGAATTCTGCCTCTCATTGTTGATTTTATCCTTCATTGAGCATGTCTATAATTTGTACAACATAAGACAATTAAGAAATAGTTGTGTGAATAGTAAAGCTTTGTTATACATAAAAGCAACAATGCAAAGCTGCACTACTGATATAATACAAAAGAAGAGTATGAGATAATAACTACATGAGGAACAAAATGTCCCATTGATGAAAGAGAGTAGAAAGAATGGGACTAGGGAGGAAGAAATGACACCTTAACCATAAAACTATTTATGCCTCATTTTATAATCCACTCTGTATAGCAGCAATATACAACCTACTGCACTTTACACTACACACAACTTGTATCCAAACAAACTCAATAACCAATACATGTATAATCATTTCAGTTTTCAATCTAAAACATTCTTCAACTCTATAAAGGTCACTACTAAGACATCATTCCTCAAAAGATGCCCTATTAGAGAATAATGTAACGACCTTTGAAATACATACCTTTCACACAAAAATTTGGCGACTATGTATTGGACTGTTGCCCCAGTTATTCAGCTTTCAATCTCAATATCTCCTTAGCTGTTCTACGCCGGAAGTAAGGCATGTTTACCTACAAATGAAAAAGAGTATTTCACTTCTCAAACAATTTTAGTTATTCAAAATCCAATTGTATCAGCAGGATCTTCCATATATCTCAAACAATCTTAGTTCTTTAGGATCTAATAATGAATCAATTGGGTCtttcaaatatcaaaattcAGTTGGAATTTTCTGAGAAGTAAAGTCACATAATATTGATACTCAAGGGAACCAATTAACGCAATTAGAATCAGAGGGGTTAAACACACTGCGGTAACTAGGGGACCCAGTTGACACAATGGAAAtctgaataattataattgtacaATTATGATATCTGAAAGATAAAAATGTCACTAAGCTATACAAAACTTTACACGCCATCTCATGAGGCACGAAATAAGCATCATTGAACTTTTGATGCAGGTTGGgtttaaatatttgaagaaataagcatctttacttatctttgaaaaaaaaaactattctttcttgaaatttaagtttgaatcaAACATGTCTGGGTACGGTACTGTCAGAGTAGGATTTTTTCATGCCATGCACCATATGCAAATATCAccaattttaacaaatttaaaatatttcaggCAATTAATTAAAGCAAATACATAACACAAGTCTGTGGCTACTAGGTTATTGATTTGGAGAGATTTAAAGCAAATAATTTCCGTTTCTTAATAAACACGAgttataaatgtttaaatttgacaaaatataTGGAAAATAAAAACTCTTATCCTGTTATAAATGAAACGCTCCATGTCCTACCTGGTCAAAATACAGCTCCAGGCCCCTGCTATAAAAGTCCACATATTTGATCATAAACACCCCACAATCACACCTGTTTAGATACGAAACAAAAAGTGTTCAAAAAGCATTCACCAAAAACTTATGCTAGCTTGAACCGTTCATAGTTGCAACAGATACTTGGGGCATGCAGAggcaaagaagaaaaataagaataaaaatggaaaactgTTAATGTCAAAATGCGACATCGTCGTTCCTTTGAAATTCTAATTAGAGAAGTTCATCCGCAGAAGTACACATAGAAAATATCTCAAAAATGCCGAAAACTTGTCCACCGAAACCATATTAAGATCGAGTTTCACTTTCCTAAATTAATCAATTGCCCTAATAAAAGAACACTCTACAGCATTTCCATACTATTGACGACTGATTAGTAACTAACACCAATGATTGACCTTTTAGAGGAACATAAGACTTAAACTTCCATGAAATAAGGCCCTGATGAATAGGCTTAAAGCCAATATATTtcacttaattttattaatcattTAATGAAGAAACTTTTGTCCCTCTTATTAGTCTATTACCTTTTTCGTATGCACATTTGCTGTAGTATCTCCACAATAAAAGAGATAAATTGATATGCTCAAGGTACTTTGATCACAAAATTCTATTAGGCTCTTTATCTGTGAAAGATGGCATACTTGTGGGtttcttattttcaaaaatgtgtCAAGGCCTACAATTCACTGCATACATATGTTTTGAAAATCTGGGGGGAAATTCAATAAACTAAATGATCCCATAGAGTGATTTGCGATCAGAATACAAACCCATTTTTCTGAACAGGAAGGTCTTTCACAAATTCTTTTTTCCAGGTATTTACACCGATATCTTTTCCATTCTTGTCCTTTACTTCATCCGCAAAATATTTAGCCTGACAGAcatcaatgaaaaataataagtgAACTTAACAACAGCCAATTGTCATATAAACTAACGTTTTTCCTCAGTTCTTACAAAGTAAAGacataaatatcaaatatcaaaACATTGTCACTAAAACTTAAACTAAAGACAGCTCTTGCTACAATGGCTACCTCTGGTGTTTTAAGTGTAAGGCACCAAAGGCTAGACAAAAGCCTGTACCTGACCAAAGCAGcgtgttaaaaatttaaaaatcaacaaGATAAATTGACAATGCGGGAAAAAAGACAGTTTTCATGtcacataattaaatttgttacttATAGTATATTGAATGTCTATGCGGCATCCTTTGGAAATAGATTTATATCTACagtgtatacaattataaatcAATTACCTAAATGTTTAAATTCATATGCCACATACACACTTCTAAACTGGACTAGGAATGGAATTTCAAATctattgatataatttaaatatgtctTCCTCATCAAACCTTGATTGAGAACTTAATCAAATCACACACTTTATTGATATCGATAGGGTTCAATCAAATCACTCTAGCTCCAAAACACCTCACATTGCAAAAAAGCACAGtaaaaggacaaaaataaaataaacaaaacaaaccacAAGTTTGGGTTttcatgaaaaattattaaataagaaaataaaaaatagttccTACTTTGGTCAAAATTAGCATAACAGATCTTGGAATATggaatttacaattaaattacttgaaaaaaaaaattaccagcTTTTCTAGCACAGAACTATCCTCTCCTTTCATTGAGTCAAGATACTGCAATTTCTTATCTTTATTATTGATGACTGCCAAGCACCAATGTATCTCTTGATGGATAGGTACAAATATCTGGTAGTAACAATAAAGCAGGTGAAAGTTCAATACaaaaaaacaatcaaaattGCTAGAAGCAAAAACAATTAGTTCCAACATAATTACTTTATCACATTCAAGTAAACTGTATCCCAATTTCCGTTGGCTTGTCCATCTTCTGACAGATTTGAAATCATAACCATTTGGGCCACTTATTAACTGCAAtaacattcaaaataataaacatcaGTGTCTGGTCAATATGactaaattacaaatataataaaatgcatATCATATTAAGACAATCTACTTTTTTCACCTGTGCTTTGgttcattataatattaatgaGTGAGTGCCAAACATAAAGAAATTGTCAATCAGGAGCACTATATATTGATAAAGTTGCACCTTGGTAGCAATGGCCAAAAGTTTGAATCTCAAAAGTGCCTTTTCACATACAAGTAATATAAAAGTATACGAAAGAAAGAACAGAGAGAGAGCACAGTTCCACAGTGTGCAAGTTAGCTGTAAACTCCACTAGAGTTGGCCACAAGCACACTTGGGAGGTCGAGGTCAGACAGTTGGCATCAAAGAGAAACGACAACAGCGTCATTTACCATTTAAACATGTGAGTAGAACATAAGACCAGATATATCGAAATGGAGCACATTTTCTGGCTGCCTTTGTCCATGGATCAGTTTGTCAATTAAACTGGTTGGTATGGTTACGCTTTTCAAACATATGTAAGTAAGGAAAGGCCAAACTATGCAATAATGAATATCTGCAGGCTAGCTTTTTCTTCACATCTACGCACACATGTAAACATGTTTGTATATAGCACAATATATAAGTTTTGGAGTATCAATCAACTAATGGTATACAAACATAAAAATTTCTAGTttgaaacaagattcaaatgTTAATAGTTTCTAGGTCAACAGTAACCAATGCTTCAAAAGGAGGGAAATGCCCCCCTCGCCTTAGTAATGGTATGGTAATCAATCATATGAAAGCAGAATTGATTTTCTACCTCAACAACACTAAATAATCACGTGAAGAATTATCCTACCCTTTTGTAGA
Encoded here:
- the LOC114163109 gene encoding kinesin-like protein KIN-13A, with translation MPQGNAAAAALLDHSGDAGDAVMARWLQSAGLQHLASPLASTAIDHRLLPNLLMQGYGAQSAEEKQRLLKLMRNLNFNGESGSEPYTPTAQSLGGVAGSDGFYSPEFRGDFGAGLLDLHAMDDTELLSEHVVSEPFEPSPFMPGDARVFEDDFYPINNKLESGEADAEASISVPINEKEYSTRENSVAKIRVVVRKRPLNKKELAKKEDDIVTVPDNAYLTVHEPKLKVDLTAYVEKHEFCFDAVLDEHVTNDEVYRTTVEPIIPTIFERTKATCFAYGQTGSGKTYTMQPLPLRAAEDLVRRLHQPIYRNQRFKLWLSYFEIYGGKLYDLLSDRKKLCMREDGRQQVCIVGLQEFEVSDVQIVKEFIERGNAARSTGSTGANEESSRSHAILQLVVKKHSELKESKRNNDGNEARSGKVVGKISFIDLAGSERGADTTDNDRQTRIEGAEINKSLLALKECIRALDNDQIHIPFRGSKLTEVLRDSFVGNSKTVMISCISPGAGSCEHTLNTLRYADRVKSLSKSGNPRKDQVLNPAPQTNKEISSTSSIPASAGAEDFNHQRQEKTTDIGRKFVERENSSYSSGATAVDKQPLSFSSNYLSNGREEKGLFSASLDRDRFELKNSYGDSTSQKMNSYSQIDTGEKLQKVSPPRRKGSKDEKTERPANWMKRDANGSDPSNTSSKQQSTGNYNIGPKDEKSDRPSNWIKRDSSGSDLLTTSSKQQSTGNNVSKDEKSERSANLMKRVASNSDMFSTSSKQPSTGNYNNITTGSRPYEGESSPNGNINAVLEEEEALIAAHRKEIEDTMEIVREEMKLLAEVDQPGSLIDNYVTQLSFVLSRKAAGLVGLQARLARFQHRLKEQEILSRKRVPRQ